The Bradyrhizobium sp. B097 genome contains the following window.
GCGAAACTGGTGGCGGTCGGCGGCGCTGCGTTCAGTGAACGCCTTGCCGTCGGCACGGTCGTTCGCTGCATCATATAGTCGGCCCGGTTCACCTGTTCGCGTCACGCCGTCGCGTTGCACATAGCGCAGATGCGCCCGCACGGCGCCGGTGTCGCCGGCCTTGATGCGCACGATCCGCGCCTTGACCACGACCCGGCGCTGCCCTTTGCTCCGGCCGCCCCCGGCAAACACCGCACCTTGGGCGTATCCGCGGCCGATCCGGCCGCCCGAGAAATTCGACTCGCGGTGAGCCCTGTGACCGGTGCGTTCTGCAACCTGCCGAACGCGCCGAAGATATCCGGCCGGCTTCCTGGCCTTGCGGTTGCCGATCCTGCCGAGCTTCGGTTCGAGTTCGTCGTCATCGACACCATACATGGCGCGGGCTCCCACTCAAGAAGACCGCGGATATGTGAAGCCAAAGAGCCTTCGCCAAGTCGCAGACGTGAATGACGCGCACCGGCATTGGCTTGAAGCCCAAATGGCGTGATCGCGTTGCGCCGTATCACCAACTCCTGGATGTGCAGGCAAGGACTTGGAGCTCGTCGAGCGCCAGTGCTTTAATCTTGCCTTACGCCCCACCCTGCTCAGTCCTCGGCCCTGTTGGCTCCCGCTTTGCTCAAATCGCCACGGGGCCTGAGGGGCAAGTGGCGCCAGGAGTTGGATTTCGGTCATCGCGCGAGCAGCAATTCGGGCGCGGCGAGCAGTCCCGCTCGTGCTGCGGCCGCTAGCTAGACTGGCGAAACAGCACGTGCGGAGATCGAAAACGGGAGTCCAACGCGACCCGAAATCCGGAGAGATCAGCGCAGAACGCCGCGCGGAAAATCCGGCCGGCCGATCGTATCTCAGCCGGCGGCGAAGCGCCTTCTGTACGCAAAACGCTCGTCTACTCCTTCCCGACGCGGCGCAAGAAACGCAAAAAGGGCCCCGCCTCCGAGGAGGCGGGGCCGAAGATTCCGGCCGGTCAGTCGCCGCTGCGGCGCGACCAGATCAGGCTGAAATCCTCCTCGCCCTCGACCTTGACCAGCGAGGCGTAGATCGGGGCCGGGAAGCTCGGATCGTCGAGCTTGACCGAGAGATATTCGCGATCGCTGTCGCGGGCGGTCTTCTTCCAGGCGGCGCCGAACTCGGTGGAGCCTGCGAAGATGCGGTAGTCGGGGGCCTTGTCGTTGTCCTTCTCGGATGCGACGAGCTTGGCCTTGATGTTGAGCGTCAGCGTCTTGATCGAGCCGGTGTAGCCGTTGTCCGAAGCGGTGAAAGTGCCGATGGTCGCCATGATAATCTCCGTCTGTTTGCTCGGGCCGCGCCCATCGCGGCCTCGATGGCGATCCCTTGCCCGGGGGAACGATCGGCCCGCAGCCACAAGGCCCGCAGCGCCAGCGGAGGACGGCGAAAGTCTGCTTTTTTGGCTTTCGCGAGGAATGCCGCCGCTTCGCGGCAGGGGAAAAAAGCAGGCACGAGCTGTTGCGGGAAGGCGATCGAGGCCCTTGCCGACCTCCGGGCTTGATCAGCCCAATCGAGACTGCGTTGGACGCGAGCCCATGACGGAACCGACCAAAATTATCGTGGCGTCCGGCACCGGCACACAAGGACACGGAATCGATCCGACAAAATTCCGGCATCTGCGCATCAATCGTAAGCAGGGCGGAGTCTAGCGAGACTGGCGCCCCAATCGCATATTGCACAACGAACCAATGGCATCGCCAAACGATCCGCCATAGCGCGCTCTTCGAAGCGTGACGTCATGACACGATCGAAGCGTCCGGCCTGATCGCCCCGCTTCGCAGAAAGATGCTGGGCAGATGGATCGGCCCCTGACCCGAAGAACAGATTTAAGGCAAGGCGATTTTGCATCGATCGAGCGGGCCGCGCGCCACCGCGCGCGGCCGGGTCTGAACAAGCGTCTGCGAGAGTGCTTGCGATTGGACAATGCAAAACAGCGCGGACGACCTGGGAGACCGCCGGAAACGGCGCACGCCCTCGTCTAGACGAGCGCCTATCGTCACCCGCCATTCAGATGTCCGGGTTCCACGTCCAGAGCGGACGCGCTACGCCGAGGATGTCGCACCGCAAGACCGGCCCGAAATACCTGGAATCGAACGAGAGAGGATGCGGCTGCAGCAGAAAATATTCCCCGTCGACGAGCCGCATGCAGCCCTCCCAGGACGGCAATGGCCGGCCCGCGTGGTCCTTCTCCTGCACTTCGGCAATGACCTTTCCGCCAATCGTAATCGCGTCGGTCGGGTCCTTTGAGCGGCAAACCTCGTCGCCTCGGACCGCCACCACCTGCTTGAGCAGCGGTACCGCCGGCGGCGCGATCTCGTGCGCGACAATCAGGAGTTCGACCGAAGGCGGCGGCCTCAGCACCGCGAGCTCCCCCCGCACCGGCAGGCGCTGCTCGAGATAGTAGAAGCCGAGCGACGCGCTGCCGGACGCGTTGTAGATCAGGCACGGCGCCCGGTCGGCAAAGGCAATGAACAGCGTGACGATGCCGCCGCACATCGTTGCGAGGGTCGTGTTTCTCTTGAGGCGACGGCGTGGATCAATCCGCATCTGAGGTCGACCTCCGCTTGCTGGCCTGCGAGAATTCCACGAGGTCCTCGATGTGATAGCGCACATAGCGGCCGTGCTTTCGGTAAGCGGGCCCGCGCCCTTGCACGCGCATTTTCTCCAGCGTGTTCTTGGTGAGCCTGAGCCAGGCGGCAGCTTCCACCGTATTCAGGAACGGCTTGTCAGGCTGCTTGTCTTCGATTTTCGTCATGTTGTCCGGCACTCCTTCTCGCGAGAGCCCGCGCAAGGCACGGGATGCGAGGAGAAGCGTCGTCAGATCGCGCGGGAATCCGAGTGGCGAAGATCAACTCGGGCGGTTTGCCACCCCGCGCGGGCAGGTCTCGTCCAGCGAGAGGCGGTGCCGCCCGTTCAGCCGAGAAGATCGCGGTATCCGCCCTTCATCAGCTCGGTACCCTTGGCTACCAGCCGGCGTGTCCGGTCCTTCAGAAACTGGCTCGGTCCCTGCCATTCGTCGGCGACCAGCTTCGCGCCAAAAATCGTGGTCGCGATCTGCCGATAGGTCTTGCCGCTGAGGCTTTCATCGAGCGCGAGCAGCGCCTGGCGAAGCCGCTCGTCGCCGCCAAAGAATGATGTTTCGGGCGGCGGCGTCTCGCTCGCCATGAAGCGCTGCAGGCGCTTCATGAGTTCGATCTGGGCCGCAAGCTCCGACAGGCTTTCGAGTTC
Protein-coding sequences here:
- a CDS encoding DUF736 domain-containing protein — translated: MATIGTFTASDNGYTGSIKTLTLNIKAKLVASEKDNDKAPDYRIFAGSTEFGAAWKKTARDSDREYLSVKLDDPSFPAPIYASLVKVEGEEDFSLIWSRRSGD
- a CDS encoding S26 family signal peptidase, which produces MCGGIVTLFIAFADRAPCLIYNASGSASLGFYYLEQRLPVRGELAVLRPPPSVELLIVAHEIAPPAVPLLKQVVAVRGDEVCRSKDPTDAITIGGKVIAEVQEKDHAGRPLPSWEGCMRLVDGEYFLLQPHPLSFDSRYFGPVLRCDILGVARPLWTWNPDI
- a CDS encoding helix-turn-helix domain-containing protein; the protein is MTKIEDKQPDKPFLNTVEAAAWLRLTKNTLEKMRVQGRGPAYRKHGRYVRYHIEDLVEFSQASKRRSTSDAD